The Gemmatimonas phototrophica region ATCTCGTACAGCTTGGGCCACAGCTTGCCGGTCACGTAGATCTTGTCCGTGGTCGGGTGGTACGCGATGCCATTCAACACATCTTCGTTCCCCGCACGATCGAGCGTGGGCAGAATCCCCACCAGATCAATCCAGCCCGTCACGTTGCCGGTGGCCGGATCAATGCGCGCAATGGAATCCTTCTGCCACACGTTGGCCCAGATCTCGCCCTTCACCCACTCCAGCTCGTTGAGCTGTGACACCTGGTTGCCGCGGTCGGTCACCGTAATGGCCTTCTGCGCGGTGAACGTTTTGGGATCGCGATAAATGAGCGTGTTGCTGCCGTTGCTCATGATCAGCGACGTACCGTCGGTGGTGAGCCCCCACCCTTCGCCATCATAGCTGAATTCGCCGGTGCGCTTGAAGGTCTTCCAGTCGTACGTGAACGCCTTGCCACTCGTCCACGTGATCTGGTACAGCGTTTCCCCCAGAATCACGATCCCTTCGCCAAAGTGCGGCTCTTCGAGATCCTGCTGGCGCACCACCTTCCCCGACGTGAG contains the following coding sequences:
- a CDS encoding glutaminyl-peptide cyclotransferase, translated to MIALSTAGLIGTAGAFGACRDGEQPAMAETTAAEAPSGPRTPGYGFDVVAEYPHDPKAFTQGLLWHDGKLFESTGQVGQSNIREVSLTSGKVVRQQDLEEPHFGEGIVILGETLYQITWTSGKAFTYDWKTFKRTGEFSYDGEGWGLTTDGTSLIMSNGSNTLIYRDPKTFTAQKAITVTDRGNQVSQLNELEWVKGEIWANVWQKDSIARIDPATGNVTGWIDLVGILPTLDRAGNEDVLNGIAYHPTTDKIYVTGKLWPKLYEIRLKAR